In the Bos indicus x Bos taurus breed Angus x Brahman F1 hybrid chromosome 20, Bos_hybrid_MaternalHap_v2.0, whole genome shotgun sequence genome, one interval contains:
- the CARTPT gene encoding cocaine- and amphetamine-regulated transcript protein: MESPRLRLLPLLGAALLLLLPLLGALAQEDAELQPRALDIYSAVEDASHEKELIEALQEVLKKLKSKRIPIYEKKYGQVPMCDAGEQCAVRKGARIGKLCDCPRGTSCNSFLLKCL; the protein is encoded by the exons ATGGAGAGCCCCCGTCTGCGCCTGCTGCCCCTCCTGGGTGccgccctgctgctgctgctaccttTGCTGGGCGCCTTAGCCCAGGAGGACGCCGAGCTCCAGCCGCGAGCCCTGGACATCTACTCCGCCGTGGAGGATGCCTCCCATGAGAAGGAGCTG ATTGAAGCGCTGCAGGAAGTTCTGAAGAAGCTCAAGAGTAAACGTATTCCAATTTATGAGAAGAAGTATGGCCAAGTCCCCATG TGTGACGCGGGAGAGCAGTGCGCCGTGCGGAAAGGAGCTAGGATTGGGAAGCTGTGTGACTGTCCCCGAGGAACCTCCTGCAATTCCTTCCTCCTGAAGTGCTTATGA